The genomic region AGGTACACAACAGGATAAGAATGTTCTGGGTCGCTCTGGACTCAGGGAAGTTTCTCCTGGAACCATGATAGCTGCGGATATGTTGAACCCTCCTCTTATGTCTGTAGAGTATGACAATCATGGAGGCACTGGACCATGTGATGAGCACAGCAAAAACAGACTCAGGGCACATCACCAGGGCTGCATAGAGTGAGTCACTGATTTCACCACGCCCTACAATAGAGCAATATCCAAAATCTTgacttcttttcatatttttgctATTCATTTTGATAAATTTGTGCACAAGGAAAATGAACCGTATCACCATGTAGAAGACCCAAAGTAGGGTAATGGAGCATTTAATGTACTTTGAAGCTCTGACTTTATTGTCATTACAACAGGATTTCCCGGGACTGAGGGTCATGGCCTGGAAGACACTCAAGAGGCAAGTGGTGCCAATGGACACATTTCGAGCAAATCCTTGAATGTACAGTAGGAGGTCACACGCAAAATCATTGAAGAACTGCCTCAAACCCCAAACTGCCATTGTTTGGGGTACTCCTGCAGAGAGAACAACTAAGGTATTGGCTGCCATTAAGTGCATGAGAATCAAATCTGTGGGCTTTAATGTGTATTCTCTGTAGTAACGTACTAGGTAGTCAAACATAAGAAGGagatttcccagaattccagtgGTAGTTTGTGATAAGAAAATGATTCTGATTGCCAGAATCCAGATATCCATTCTGTGATTCAGTACAATACCTTTATGGATATAGGCACACTGTTTCTTAGTTCAAATGAATTATGGCAAATGATGGTAGCCAGGCATGTTGAAAGATGCCATTAACCCATGGAGCTACAGAGAGACCAAACCTAAGAGTCCTTGAAACTCAGGAGCTCAAGTCCAGCCTAGATAACATAAAATAACTTACCACCAAAATTTTGCCAGGAGTAGTTATTTTCCATGTTTGTTACTTTGAAATTTCTTATTATGTCAGAATGCAAGTGTTGGTAGAAAAATAGCCATCAAGTCTCCTAGAAACAAAACACTCAGGGTGATAGGATGTTGAcccatttgaaaaatattacaGGCACTGTAAACAAACTGAACATAAATCTTTCAGAATGTACTAATATATGTTGTAAATGAAATCAGCTTTAAGAACAGccacaaaacataaataaagcaATATCTTTTTCAAACATAACattattattgattatttggaGGTTTCACATAATGTACCCTGATCAGAGTGACTTCCCTGTTATCCCATGTCCACCTTCCCTTCCTTGTgatctccccccaaaaaataaaaaaacaaagaaaaataccaagtccaatttgtgttgtctaTATACTCAATGGATCATGgtcacttttctttattaaagtAATTCTTAATGTATATCTCACCTTAAGTCTAAAGATATTAATGAGAAATGTATAATACCACTAAAATCTATAGTCTTGTGATAGTGCAAAtgttctcctatttttttttcaactggaGATTCTTAGATTTAACCTGAAACTGGCTGTCCCTTTTCTACACACTCCATGATAATTACCTTGGGAATGTACCTGACCCTAGTCTAGATAGAGGGGCTGAAGTGCTCCAGCTAACTACATATTTTAGATTCTGTAAATTGCT from Onychomys torridus unplaced genomic scaffold, mOncTor1.1, whole genome shotgun sequence harbors:
- the LOC118576246 gene encoding vomeronasal type-1 receptor 2-like — encoded protein: MDIWILAIRIIFLSQTTTGILGNLLLMFDYLVRYYREYTLKPTDLILMHLMAANTLVVLSAGVPQTMAVWGLRQFFNDFACDLLLYIQGFARNVSIGTTCLLSVFQAMTLSPGKSCCNDNKVRASKYIKCSITLLWVFYMVIRFIFLVHKFIKMNSKNMKRSQDFGYCSIVGRGEISDSLYAALVMCPESVFAVLITWSSASMIVILYRHKRRVQHIRSYHGSRRNFPESRATQNILILLCTFLAFYTLSTISRGYIALLYNQSWWLVYTSRLTSLCFPCFVPFVILRHYSFLSLFSMIWLRK